In the genome of Verrucomicrobium sp., one region contains:
- a CDS encoding EamA family transporter has translation MPSYLLPPLLAGVLFPVGALLLKGALVRGIGPWRMAFVTNVALALVAPLFLIGAAPATAAARWEEPVLAGLCFYIGQIFTFQALDRGDLSVATPILGTKAVFVAFFSVFLLHLPIPWQLWTAAVLTALAVALLGGGGTGREHHTRFLFTAGTAALGAMSFACGDVLTQKWGPGWGAARFTFWEMAFCAAFSPLLIPFFRQPLSAIDRPTWKWLGGGSFVNALQACILYISIGHFGHATEMNVTYNFRSLVMLGLIWAVGHWFHNHERHAGTRVMLRRLAGALLLLSAIFLVTKH, from the coding sequence TTGCCCTCCTACCTTCTCCCTCCTCTCCTAGCCGGAGTCCTCTTTCCCGTCGGCGCCCTCCTCCTAAAGGGGGCGCTGGTGCGCGGCATCGGCCCGTGGCGAATGGCCTTCGTCACGAACGTAGCCCTGGCCCTTGTCGCGCCGCTCTTCCTCATCGGCGCCGCCCCGGCAACCGCGGCGGCCCGATGGGAAGAGCCGGTATTGGCCGGACTCTGCTTCTATATCGGACAGATCTTCACCTTCCAGGCACTGGACCGGGGGGACCTCTCCGTCGCCACCCCCATCCTGGGGACCAAGGCCGTCTTCGTCGCCTTCTTCAGCGTCTTCCTCCTTCACCTGCCGATCCCCTGGCAGCTCTGGACGGCGGCCGTCCTCACCGCGCTGGCCGTCGCCCTGCTGGGCGGCGGCGGCACGGGCCGGGAACACCACACCCGCTTCCTCTTCACCGCCGGCACGGCGGCCCTGGGCGCCATGAGCTTCGCCTGCGGCGACGTGCTGACGCAAAAGTGGGGTCCCGGCTGGGGCGCGGCCCGCTTCACCTTCTGGGAAATGGCCTTTTGCGCGGCCTTCTCCCCCCTCCTCATCCCCTTCTTCCGGCAGCCCCTCTCCGCCATCGACCGGCCCACGTGGAAGTGGCTCGGCGGCGGCTCCTTCGTCAACGCGCTCCAGGCCTGCATCCTCTACATCTCCATCGGCCACTTCGGCCACGCCACGGAGATGAACGTGACCTATAACTTCCGCAGCCTCGTCATGCTGGGACTCATCTGGGCCGTGGGCCACTGGTTCCATAACCATGAGCGGCATGCCGGGACCCGCGTCATGCTCCGGCGGCTGGCGGGGGCCCTCCTGCTCCTCTCCGCCATCTTCCTCGTCACCAAACATTAG
- a CDS encoding SpoIIE family protein phosphatase encodes MISWGNVNGRHVSPTAEGTYREGAEVILHPSFSAVRPALEKMASFCRARGLPECAPEWKPIELATAEALNNAVEHGCIGARTEACVTLRWHWEGEWMEIEVLDPGSFHVPAGAPPPALPSPLAERGRGLYMIHTLLDGQVSHQRRPDGHAVVLRRRVGPARRGFPEEALRELESTLENMAEELSNSYESISALSYFGECLATSADFPAFVDKAVERLRKLTGAQNTIVRLRNEAGALERLGSPQEAVLVPPPPESLEQNEAHVAWESFLQNRETTVEDCGLLSQDDPLHRPGYMAFCVPISFQEDPQGVLILLRRREQEGPYFTTGELDLMRAVAECLGIARRLENLRRQRESEQRALRELEIAATLQRSLLPSSFPTHARFEIYGTSQSAHQVGGDYFDAIALPDGGVLLLIADVMGKGLPAALLATVFRTAVNARLPMAATPDRLLAEVNGQLERDLASLDAFITAQAAYLDPAGERLTLASAGHCPALRVNHRRRIIEQLDTEGLPLGVQRDARISARTIRLEEGDTLIFLTDGIYEVMNRREEPLELGGFMRSMTPGQTERAQPICAELLGFVSRYEEGRLPADDRTLLVASFRRDAP; translated from the coding sequence ATGATTTCCTGGGGAAATGTGAACGGCCGCCACGTCTCGCCTACCGCGGAGGGCACGTATCGGGAGGGGGCGGAGGTGATTCTGCATCCCTCCTTTTCCGCCGTCCGGCCCGCTTTGGAAAAGATGGCCTCTTTCTGCCGCGCCCGCGGCCTGCCCGAATGCGCGCCGGAATGGAAGCCGATCGAGCTGGCCACCGCGGAGGCGCTCAACAACGCCGTGGAGCACGGATGCATCGGAGCGCGGACGGAGGCGTGCGTCACCCTCCGCTGGCACTGGGAGGGAGAGTGGATGGAAATCGAGGTCCTCGACCCTGGTTCCTTCCATGTGCCGGCGGGCGCCCCGCCTCCCGCCCTCCCCTCTCCCCTGGCGGAACGGGGGCGCGGCCTCTACATGATACACACCCTGCTGGACGGGCAGGTCTCCCACCAAAGGCGGCCGGACGGCCACGCGGTGGTCCTACGGCGGCGGGTGGGCCCGGCCCGGCGCGGTTTCCCGGAGGAAGCGCTGCGGGAGCTGGAGTCGACGCTGGAGAACATGGCGGAGGAGCTGAGCAACAGTTACGAAAGCATTTCCGCCCTCTCCTATTTCGGCGAGTGCCTGGCCACCTCCGCCGATTTTCCCGCCTTCGTCGACAAGGCGGTGGAGCGTCTGCGCAAGCTCACCGGCGCGCAGAACACCATCGTCCGCCTGCGCAACGAGGCGGGAGCGCTGGAGCGCCTGGGCTCCCCGCAGGAGGCGGTCCTGGTGCCGCCGCCGCCGGAGTCGCTGGAACAAAACGAGGCGCACGTGGCCTGGGAATCGTTCCTGCAAAACCGGGAGACCACCGTGGAGGATTGCGGCCTTCTATCGCAGGACGACCCGCTGCACCGCCCCGGCTATATGGCGTTCTGCGTGCCGATCTCCTTTCAGGAAGATCCGCAGGGCGTCCTGATTCTCCTGCGGCGCAGGGAGCAGGAAGGGCCTTACTTCACCACGGGAGAGCTGGACCTCATGCGCGCGGTGGCGGAGTGCCTGGGCATCGCGCGGCGCCTGGAGAATCTCCGGCGGCAGAGGGAAAGCGAGCAGCGCGCCCTGCGGGAGCTGGAGATCGCCGCCACGCTCCAGCGCTCGCTCCTTCCCTCCTCCTTTCCCACCCACGCCCGCTTCGAGATCTACGGGACATCCCAGAGCGCCCACCAGGTGGGCGGCGACTACTTCGACGCCATCGCCCTGCCGGACGGAGGCGTCCTCCTCCTTATCGCCGACGTGATGGGCAAGGGGCTGCCCGCCGCGCTCCTGGCCACGGTCTTCCGCACCGCGGTCAACGCCCGCCTGCCCATGGCGGCCACGCCGGACCGGCTGCTGGCGGAGGTCAACGGCCAGCTGGAAAGGGACCTGGCCTCCCTGGACGCCTTCATCACGGCGCAGGCCGCCTACCTCGACCCCGCCGGCGAGCGCCTGACGCTGGCCAGCGCGGGGCATTGCCCGGCGCTGCGGGTGAACCACCGCCGCCGGATAATCGAGCAGCTCGATACGGAAGGCCTTCCCCTGGGCGTGCAGCGGGACGCCCGCATCTCCGCCCGCACCATCCGGCTGGAGGAGGGGGACACCCTCATCTTCCTGACCGACGGAATCTACGAGGTGATGAACCGCCGGGAGGAGCCGCTGGAGCTGGGCGGCTTCATGCGCTCGATGACGCCCGGCCAAACGGAGCGGGCGCAGCCGATCTGCGCGGAGCTCCTTGGCTTCGTCTCCCGTTACGAGGAAGGCCGCCTGCCCGCCGACGACCGCACCCTGCTGGTCGCCAGCTTTCGGAGGGACGCCCCATGA
- the recA gene encoding recombinase RecA yields MAAKAELKEPKSDAKASAAKDKNLELALQAIAKQYGDGSIIRLGDANAKLAIETIPTGSIVIDHALGAGGFPRGRIVEMYGPESSGKTTLALTVVAQAQRQGGVAAFIDVEHALDPQYAKRLGVNMDELLVSQPDSGEEALNIVETLVKSNAVDVVVVDSVAALITKAELEGQIGDSTVGAQARLMSSALRKLTSLISKAKTVCIFTNQLREKIGVMFGSPETTPGGKALKFYASVRIDIRRIGALKHPDGTVYGNRTRVKIVKNKVAPPFTECEFDILYNEGISRAGSLLDLAIEQNVVDKKGAWLYFEGTQVAQGRDAALAELKANADLYGRIETATKAKIAKDRGETPAQEEEEEEKE; encoded by the coding sequence ATGGCCGCTAAAGCTGAACTCAAAGAACCAAAGTCCGACGCGAAGGCCTCCGCCGCCAAGGACAAGAATCTCGAACTCGCCCTCCAGGCCATCGCCAAGCAATACGGCGACGGGTCCATCATCCGCCTGGGGGATGCGAACGCCAAGCTGGCCATCGAGACCATCCCCACCGGCTCCATCGTCATCGACCACGCCCTGGGCGCGGGCGGCTTCCCCCGCGGCCGCATCGTCGAGATGTACGGCCCAGAGTCCTCCGGCAAGACCACCCTGGCCCTCACCGTCGTGGCCCAGGCCCAGCGCCAGGGCGGCGTCGCCGCCTTCATCGACGTGGAGCACGCCCTCGACCCCCAATACGCCAAGCGCCTGGGCGTGAACATGGACGAGCTGCTCGTCTCCCAGCCCGATTCCGGTGAGGAAGCCCTCAACATCGTCGAAACCCTGGTCAAATCCAACGCGGTCGACGTCGTCGTCGTCGACTCCGTCGCCGCCCTCATCACCAAGGCGGAACTGGAAGGCCAGATCGGCGACTCCACCGTCGGCGCCCAGGCCCGCCTCATGAGCAGCGCCCTGCGCAAGCTCACCTCCCTCATCAGCAAGGCGAAGACCGTCTGCATCTTCACCAACCAGCTGCGCGAAAAGATCGGCGTCATGTTCGGCAGCCCGGAGACGACCCCCGGCGGCAAGGCCCTCAAGTTCTACGCCTCCGTCCGCATCGACATCCGCCGCATCGGCGCCCTCAAGCACCCGGACGGCACCGTCTACGGCAACCGCACCCGCGTGAAGATCGTGAAAAACAAGGTCGCCCCGCCCTTCACCGAGTGCGAGTTCGACATCCTCTACAACGAGGGCATCTCCCGCGCAGGCTCCCTGCTCGACCTGGCCATCGAGCAGAACGTCGTCGACAAGAAGGGGGCCTGGCTCTACTTCGAAGGCACGCAGGTCGCCCAGGGCCGCGACGCCGCCCTGGCCGAGCTGAAGGCCAACGCCGACCTCTACGGCCGGATCGAGACCGCCACCAAGGCCAAGATCGCCAAGGACCGCGGTGAGACCCCCGCGCAGGAAGAAGAGGAAGAGGAGAAAGAGTAA
- the ruvA gene encoding Holliday junction branch migration protein RuvA, whose protein sequence is MIAYLKGTLVEAWPTHAVVEVGGLGYEVQVSLATYEKLPAAPAPVHLLTHLQVKEDAHTLFGFVTTEERDLFNLLVNHVSGIGPKSALAILSATSPAQFRAAVVSQDLALLSKIKGVGKKTAERIVLELRDRLGVSAAWEAASARNSQSPAEQQVTDAVLALVSLGYKQADAAKAAAAVRARTPQAETEELIREALKHL, encoded by the coding sequence ATGATCGCCTACCTCAAAGGAACCCTCGTCGAAGCCTGGCCCACCCACGCCGTGGTGGAAGTCGGCGGCCTCGGCTACGAGGTGCAGGTTTCCTTGGCCACGTACGAAAAGCTTCCCGCCGCTCCCGCGCCCGTCCACCTCCTCACCCACCTCCAGGTGAAGGAAGACGCCCACACCCTCTTCGGCTTCGTCACGACGGAAGAGCGCGACCTCTTCAACCTATTGGTGAACCACGTCAGCGGCATCGGCCCCAAGTCGGCCCTGGCCATCCTCAGCGCCACCAGCCCCGCGCAGTTCCGCGCCGCGGTCGTCAGCCAGGACCTGGCCCTCCTTTCCAAGATCAAGGGCGTCGGCAAGAAAACCGCCGAGCGGATCGTCCTGGAACTGCGCGACCGGCTGGGCGTCTCTGCCGCCTGGGAAGCCGCCTCCGCGCGGAACAGCCAGTCCCCCGCCGAGCAGCAGGTCACCGACGCCGTTCTGGCCCTCGTCTCCCTGGGCTACAAGCAGGCGGACGCCGCCAAGGCCGCCGCCGCCGTCCGCGCCCGCACCCCTCAGGCCGAAACGGAGGAACTCATCCGCGAGGCCCTGAAACATCTTTAA
- a CDS encoding STAS domain-containing protein yields the protein MFSTAIVDIHEEEGKMEVRVRHPRLDASVADRFKAACAAAWRPEVRELSIDLREVEFVDSTGIGALLSLYRRMPAESPRLVRLCHVRRGVRSVIELLRLQAIFTLE from the coding sequence ATGTTTTCCACGGCTATCGTCGATATTCACGAGGAGGAGGGGAAAATGGAGGTGCGCGTGCGCCATCCGCGGCTGGACGCCTCCGTCGCCGACCGTTTCAAGGCCGCCTGCGCGGCGGCCTGGAGGCCGGAGGTGAGGGAACTTTCCATCGACCTGCGGGAGGTCGAGTTTGTCGACAGCACGGGCATCGGCGCCCTCCTTTCCCTCTACCGCAGGATGCCGGCGGAAAGCCCCCGCCTGGTGCGTCTCTGCCACGTGCGGCGGGGCGTCCGTTCCGTCATCGAGCTGCTGCGCCTGCAGGCGATCTTCACGCTCGAATAA
- a CDS encoding competence/damage-inducible protein A, with protein sequence MKAEILNTGTELLLGHVVNTHLAWLAKELFTLGIRVERQVTVPDGPHIQTALAEALSRADLVLVTGGLGPTSDDVTREAAAALFGLPLDSDPAILRQIEAHFAARGRVPDPIVARQAQVPRGAHVLSNDAGTAPGLVLEREGKIVVLLPGPPRELRPMWKEAFLPWFAARGLQPPLHERSFLILGIGESRVQTQVEAPLRALGDFEIGYCARPGEVDLRLIGGDLPLLERAARLVRETFGAAIATEDGESLEACVLRLARARGLKLATAESCTGGLVAHLLTNVPGSSETFTHGWVTYANEAKAGQLGVPEALLAAHGAVSEPVARAMAEGARRASGADLAVSLTGIAGPGGGTPEKPVGTVSIACAGPRGTEALTHHLPGDRETFKQRAAHAALDLLRRALL encoded by the coding sequence ATGAAAGCGGAAATCCTCAACACCGGCACGGAGCTGCTCCTGGGCCACGTCGTGAACACCCACCTGGCCTGGCTGGCCAAGGAACTCTTCACCCTGGGCATCCGGGTGGAGCGCCAGGTGACCGTCCCGGACGGGCCCCACATCCAGACCGCGCTGGCCGAGGCCCTCTCCCGCGCCGACCTGGTGCTGGTCACCGGCGGCCTGGGACCGACCTCCGACGACGTGACGCGGGAGGCCGCCGCCGCCCTCTTCGGCCTTCCCCTGGACTCCGATCCGGCCATCCTCCGCCAGATCGAGGCCCACTTCGCCGCCCGGGGCCGCGTGCCGGACCCGATCGTCGCCCGGCAGGCCCAGGTGCCCCGCGGCGCCCACGTCCTTTCCAACGACGCCGGGACCGCCCCCGGCCTGGTGCTGGAGCGGGAGGGGAAAATCGTCGTCCTCCTGCCCGGGCCGCCCCGGGAGCTGCGCCCCATGTGGAAAGAGGCCTTCCTCCCGTGGTTCGCCGCGCGCGGCCTTCAGCCGCCGCTGCACGAAAGAAGCTTCCTCATCCTCGGCATCGGGGAATCGCGCGTGCAGACCCAGGTCGAGGCGCCGCTGCGCGCGCTGGGCGATTTCGAGATCGGCTACTGCGCCCGTCCGGGGGAGGTCGACCTGCGCCTCATCGGCGGGGACCTTCCCCTGCTGGAACGCGCCGCCCGGCTCGTGCGGGAGACCTTCGGCGCGGCGATCGCCACGGAGGACGGGGAGAGCCTGGAAGCCTGCGTCCTGCGGCTGGCCCGCGCGCGCGGGCTCAAGCTGGCCACGGCGGAATCGTGCACCGGCGGCCTCGTCGCCCACCTGCTGACGAACGTGCCGGGCAGCTCCGAGACCTTCACCCACGGCTGGGTCACCTACGCCAACGAGGCCAAGGCGGGCCAGCTCGGCGTGCCGGAAGCCCTCCTGGCCGCACACGGCGCGGTGAGCGAGCCCGTCGCCCGCGCCATGGCGGAGGGGGCGCGCCGCGCCTCCGGGGCCGACCTCGCCGTCTCCCTCACCGGCATCGCGGGCCCGGGCGGCGGCACGCCGGAAAAGCCGGTCGGCACCGTCTCGATCGCCTGCGCCGGACCCCGCGGCACGGAGGCCCTCACCCACCACCTCCCGGGAGACCGGGAAACCTTCAAGCAGCGCGCGGCCCACGCCGCCCTCGACCTCCTGCGCCGGGCGCTCCTTTGA
- a CDS encoding DUF4019 domain-containing protein: MIKPAFVLGALFLALLCVLRAEESPVMQDMSAAWRAMTPWLAEIDGGGYDQSWRDAGESLQDKISLADWMAKLKQDRTPLGPVKKRNHDWTLPKGNLVTFQFTIDFEGGRRASETVTFEKQDDGTWLAADYLFKPQS; the protein is encoded by the coding sequence ATGATCAAACCGGCATTTGTCCTCGGCGCGCTCTTTTTGGCCCTCCTCTGCGTCCTCCGGGCGGAGGAATCCCCCGTCATGCAGGACATGTCCGCCGCGTGGCGGGCCATGACTCCCTGGCTGGCGGAGATTGACGGCGGCGGCTACGACCAAAGCTGGCGCGACGCCGGCGAATCCCTTCAGGACAAGATTTCCCTGGCCGATTGGATGGCCAAGCTGAAGCAGGACCGGACCCCGCTGGGCCCCGTCAAGAAGCGCAACCATGACTGGACCCTTCCCAAAGGGAACCTCGTCACCTTCCAGTTCACCATCGATTTCGAGGGGGGGCGCCGGGCTTCCGAGACGGTCACCTTTGAAAAGCAGGACGACGGCACTTGGCTGGCCGCCGATTATCTCTTCAAGCCGCAGTCTTAA
- the ruvB gene encoding Holliday junction branch migration DNA helicase RuvB has protein sequence MSAPLPPTVPDPSFEISLRPPSLDDFVGQERIKERLSVLIAAAQGRGEPLEHLLFSGPPGLGKTTLANILAREMNASLKCTSGPVIDKAGDLAGLLTSLEKGDILFIDEIHRLNKTIEEYLYPAMEDFRIDIIIDQGPNARNVRLNLPKFTLLGATTRSGMISAPLRSRFGLVNRLDYYGNDTLTDVVIRSARLLNVDLDAAGAHEIARRARGTPRIANNLLRWVRDFAAVRANGKIDRETADAALRMLDIDQDGFDEMDKRILEALIHKFGGGPVGLSSLAVAIGEEPGTLEEVHEPYLILEGYLKRTPQGRVATRRSYDKLGVTPSGRQSELL, from the coding sequence ATGTCCGCCCCCCTTCCCCCCACCGTCCCCGACCCGAGCTTCGAGATTTCCCTGCGCCCTCCCTCGCTGGACGACTTCGTCGGCCAGGAGCGGATCAAGGAGCGCCTCTCCGTCCTCATCGCCGCCGCCCAGGGGCGCGGCGAGCCGCTGGAGCACCTCCTTTTTTCCGGCCCGCCGGGCCTGGGCAAGACCACCCTGGCCAACATCCTGGCCCGGGAAATGAACGCCAGCCTCAAGTGCACCTCCGGCCCCGTCATCGACAAGGCGGGCGACCTGGCCGGCCTCCTCACCTCCCTGGAAAAGGGGGACATCCTCTTCATCGACGAGATCCACCGCCTGAATAAGACGATCGAGGAATACCTCTACCCGGCGATGGAGGACTTCCGCATCGACATCATCATCGACCAGGGCCCCAACGCGCGGAACGTGCGCCTGAACCTGCCCAAATTCACCCTCCTGGGGGCGACGACCCGCTCCGGCATGATCAGCGCGCCCCTGCGCAGCCGCTTCGGCCTGGTCAACCGCCTCGACTACTACGGGAACGACACCCTGACCGACGTCGTCATCCGCTCCGCCCGGCTGCTCAACGTCGACCTGGACGCGGCGGGCGCGCACGAGATCGCCCGCCGCGCGCGCGGCACCCCGCGCATCGCCAACAACCTGCTGCGCTGGGTGCGGGACTTCGCCGCCGTCCGCGCCAACGGAAAGATCGACCGGGAAACGGCCGACGCCGCGCTGCGGATGCTCGACATCGACCAGGACGGCTTCGACGAGATGGACAAACGGATCCTGGAAGCCCTCATCCACAAATTCGGCGGCGGGCCGGTCGGTCTTTCCTCCCTGGCCGTCGCCATCGGGGAAGAGCCGGGCACCCTGGAAGAGGTCCATGAGCCCTACCTGATCCTGGAAGGCTATCTCAAGCGGACCCCCCAGGGCCGCGTGGCCACCCGCCGCAGCTACGACAAACTGGGGGTGACCCCCTCCGGCCGCCAGTCGGAACTCCTTTAA
- the ruvC gene encoding crossover junction endodeoxyribonuclease RuvC: MRVLGIDPALRNTGYGIIEPGASSGSFSVVDFGVIRNGQDLLHSHCLREIYRSLREKIEAAQPEAAAVEGIIYVQSHRTAITMGAARAAALLAVADAGIPVFEYAPTRVKSAATGRGGAQKAQVGFMMRAILGLTANPPADAADALAVALTHAQSRAGLTQGIRL, encoded by the coding sequence ATGCGCGTCCTCGGCATCGATCCCGCCCTGCGCAACACCGGCTACGGCATCATTGAGCCCGGCGCCAGCTCCGGCTCCTTTTCCGTCGTCGACTTCGGCGTCATCCGCAACGGGCAGGACCTGCTCCACTCCCACTGCCTGCGGGAAATCTACCGCTCCCTGCGGGAAAAGATCGAGGCCGCCCAGCCGGAAGCCGCCGCCGTGGAAGGCATCATCTACGTGCAAAGCCACCGCACCGCCATCACCATGGGCGCGGCCCGCGCCGCCGCCCTCCTGGCCGTCGCCGACGCCGGGATCCCCGTCTTCGAATACGCGCCCACGCGGGTCAAGTCGGCCGCCACCGGCCGGGGCGGCGCGCAGAAGGCGCAGGTCGGCTTCATGATGCGCGCCATTCTGGGCCTGACCGCCAACCCGCCCGCCGACGCCGCCGACGCCCTGGCCGTCGCCCTCACCCACGCGCAGAGCCGCGCGGGCCTCACCCAGGGCATCCGTCTATGA
- a CDS encoding DUF4019 domain-containing protein, translating to MRLFSLGALASFALSAFFVPSCATLHAQGAMPGMGQGGGQEKGAALSAMGPWLAELDAASYAQAWKDAGRTLQQKAPAEDWVRTMRATRTPFGPCQRRELLSAFGQPVPPGPGSGSQGGYFVIAQFDSFFPGKHAVENVVFEKQPDGSYKAAGYTIQPKG from the coding sequence ATGAGACTCTTCTCCCTCGGGGCCCTCGCGTCCTTCGCGCTTTCCGCCTTTTTCGTTCCCTCCTGCGCCACCCTTCACGCCCAGGGGGCGATGCCCGGCATGGGCCAGGGCGGCGGCCAGGAAAAGGGAGCGGCCCTCTCCGCCATGGGGCCGTGGCTGGCGGAGCTGGACGCCGCCTCCTACGCCCAGGCCTGGAAGGACGCGGGCAGGACGCTCCAGCAAAAAGCCCCCGCCGAGGATTGGGTGCGGACCATGCGGGCGACGCGCACCCCCTTCGGCCCGTGCCAGCGCCGGGAGCTGCTTTCCGCCTTCGGCCAGCCGGTGCCGCCCGGACCGGGCTCCGGCAGCCAGGGGGGCTATTTCGTCATCGCCCAGTTCGATTCCTTCTTCCCCGGCAAGCACGCTGTGGAGAACGTCGTCTTCGAGAAGCAGCCGGACGGCAGCTACAAGGCGGCGGGCTACACGATTCAGCCGAAGGGCTAG